The Schistocerca americana isolate TAMUIC-IGC-003095 chromosome 5, iqSchAmer2.1, whole genome shotgun sequence genome includes a window with the following:
- the LOC124616702 gene encoding antifreeze protein Maxi-like — protein MQPIQVVVVLVSLAVVLCHPHMTGATSEAEAARAAAIARAFQAASLGFSGAPVGLDSASAVGLESAQRAAALNAARAAAANAAARAAAANAAARSLGASSGVLEEVDVARALAAAAAANQAAGF, from the exons ATGCAGCCCATCCAGGTCGTCGTCGTCCTCGTCTCCCTGGCCGTCGTCCTGTGCCAC CCCCACATGACTGGAGCCACGAGTGAGGCCGAGGCTGCGCGAGCAGCGGCCATCGCCAGAGCCTTCCAGGCAGCCAGCTTGGGTTTCTCCGGCGCCCCAGTAG GCTTGGATTCGGCTTCGGCTGTGGGACTGGAGAGTGCCCAGCGTGCAGCTGCACTGAATGCGGCGAGAGCAGCAGCGGCCAACGCAGCAGCCAGGGCGGCTGCAGCCAATGCCGCTGCACGTTCCCTGGGAGCTTCATCAGGAG TTCTGGAGGAAGTGGATGTGGCACGCGCCCTTGCAGCTG CTGCGGCAGCCAACCAGGCAGCAGGCTTCTAG